In Cryptococcus gattii WM276 chromosome A, complete sequence, one genomic interval encodes:
- a CDS encoding Cell division cycle protein 91, putative (Similar to TIGR gene model, INSD accession AAW40912.1) has translation MSYLERLRSFEISHTQVFIAGAVLRMALFALPEVVMMLQRRPELSTPITSFRSIQEGVFIYQHGSNPYSGGTFYHSPIYLSLFSQVVPISSVCSTAAIWTLADLWGAWSLVKISRARNQKRYTRDALIVAVYLLNPYSLLTCIARSTTALDNAVLLGALSAAAAGKAAFSLISLAVAAHTSFYPIILLAPIIIHLGQTDPKQTKKALVLQSLLLFVTSTIAIGVFNFLILGDNWIHKSLGTSLEVTNLTPNVGMWWYFFTEMFDHFRTFFLGVFQLHTVIYIAPICIRMVDRPLDAILLLLAIFVTWKSFPALGDMGLCAGLIGCFPDILANLRHPLFSLTVHLYTSILLPLLHSLWLLTGTGNANFFYAATMVYGLNASLVIVDMLGASMRVEVKERVALERASDQSGEQDKKERIDGVCENWEVRKWHAVQFTK, from the exons ATGAGCTATTTGGAGCGATTACGTTCATTCGAGATATCTCACACTCAGGTCTTCATTGCAGGGGCTGTACTCCGCATGGCCCTCTTTGCTTTGCCCGAAGTTGTGATGATGCTGCAGCGAAGACCGGAGCTATCAACGCCTATAACTTCTTTTCGGAGCA TCCAGGAAGGTGTCTTCATCTATCAGCACGGCTCAAATCCTTACTCAGGAGGTACTTTTTACCAC TCTCCAATATACTTAAGCCTGTTCAGTCAAGTTGTTCCTATATCGTCAGTCTGTTCCACTGCGGCAATTTGGACACTTGCGGATCTTTGGGGTGCATGGTCCCTAGTAAAAATCTCCCGGGCCAGAAATCAAAAACGGTACACTAGAGATGCTTTGATAGTTGCAGT ATACCTGCTCAACCCCTACTCACTACTCACCTGCATAGCACGATCAACTACTGCTTTGGATAATGCAGTGTTATTAGGTGCACTCTCTGCTGCAGCCGCAG GTAAAGCAGCTTTTTCACTCATATCGTTAGCTGTGGCAGCACATACGTCCTTCTATCCTATAATTCTACTGGCCCCGATTATAATCCATCTGGGGCAAACTGATCCTAAGCAAACAAAGAAAGCATTGGTTTTACAATCCCTATTGCTCTTTGTCACCTCAACGATCGCTATTGGCGTTTTCAATTTTTTAATCTTGGGCGACAACTGGATTCACAAATCATTGGGTACCAG CCTTGAGGTAACCAATCTCACCCCAAATGTTGGCATGTGGTGGTATTTCTTCACAGAGATGTTCGATCATTTCCGAACATTTTTCCTTGGCGTTTTTCAA CTGCATACAGTTATCTACATCGCACCGATATGCATTCGAATGGTCGATAGGCCTTTGGATGCTATATTATTGCTTCTAGCAATTTTTGTAACATGGAAGAGCTTTCCTGCCCTGGGAGATATGGGTCTTTGTGCTGGATTAATCGGATGCTTCCCTGATATACTTGCCA ATCTACGTCACCCTCTGTTTTCCCTCACCGTCCATCTATACACGTctattcttcttcctttgtTACATTCTCTTTGGCTACTCACCGGCACAGGGAATGCGAATTTCTTCTACGCTGCGACCATGGTATATGGTCTGAATGCAAGTCTAGTCATCGTAGACATGTTAGGTGCTAGTATGAGGGTCGAGGTCAAAGAACGAGTTGCTCTGGAACGAGCCAGTGACCAATCGGGAGAGCAAGATAAGAAAGAACGTATAGACGGCGTTTGTGAGAATTGGGAAGTTAGAAAATGGCACGCAGTGCAGTTCACGAAATGA
- a CDS encoding Eukaryotic initiation factor 4F subunit P130, putative (Similar to TIGR gene model, INSD accession AAW40914.1), translated as MSQNTSSTVNSDNKTSASGSIASVWARGPPSAVSSTSASRNQSGVNTPSQDGSGPSNITDVSNSAAISIRNAHSRQNSLLVGPGGVDIKKGNIAFGTVDSPTTALSSSPAAPSTTGGHLADAVKSFGSIDADGNTDPDVVKTRRTSALSNSIGPVPEKKLSVHSLFTSKAPAQAPLGSSPSRPAMSPPQPQQQPVPHIRRQSMGQVGPGFQGQMPMGSPNFTSGPPMRPPIVMPNQPRSPVANPNIPHGQYSSMPPLHVQQGFRPPQQGMMSQQQPVRPGGMGTQGVARPMMGPGQYGMHPGPQGPQYPVIGYPPQGGFYPGYGPYDQQPHYGSPQWASQQQNQSFNGNFGPGPMSPRNAPSQISSAPSQSPLPPQGVPLGSNGPSPIPTPPNRPPNLMAGHQHSASIPTTPVPSTPSRSMQANVPSPFLSGAASVFTPRGASKAVKIAREDGTAVNMKEVAEAASKAVSSGGHTPETAAQHTKDEAPRRKPGLPVIVRLESEEQKKKRVAEEEREAKLKSVEEKEEQERRERLEKKVKEDEERQAKEAAEKAEAEKRAKEEEEKKRLDEAYAAEALAAKKFAEEKEATAKAAKEQTEAAEREKLAAHAATQEARDKADEQRRELLSTPVTPIADSPMGSPALGAGLPAKPVAAISSAKRTLSTAPELASTSVATPNETPSASASALSSARPIDDLSSITYPATLKSPDPRLNVDAEPGKFRYDREFLMQFMAVCREKPDTLPPLEDIGLEVDGGSGFGGRSSRGGNRSSMGPSSRSAPGGAGLGISGSNRSAFPGQGMGQFGSMGQFGSGAGSIRSTSEQRYRASLSNRTPSSLSGLPSLGVSGSRTGTNRGSQRGTKRAPQSSQAQTSAAAPIPISENAWTRTRLGGDAQGTPAYIERKVKALLNKLTEEKFDPISGQILEWANKSADETDGLTLKLVIKLIFEKATDEAHWSAMYAKLCKLLHDEINPEVSDTIDGKPVAGRALFRRYLLGRCQVDFEAGWKAREDTAVAAAAKKEEDGAKQEEAKDDKDNEAVLMSDEYYAAQKAKRRGLGLVQLIGELFKREMISNRVIKECLLKLLSNTTDPDEEDIESACKLLTTIGAAYDRVAPENLSKAFDMLSKMMQMESLSSRIKFMIMDVFDLRKNGWRSKKNQTSVMTIAQIHEQNAKEKSAAATVTKDFISRGGSRSGRDRHEGSQPGEWQSVSAGPRSLNRPTDFSNMGRNISSGGTAPSFGPTSIFNSRKGKAGTPTNITPPMSRQPSSANMFSALNDTQENDIISAERRTSTDNGESAPQRKRLNLAPRTKPIEGEGESKDEGAGEEVHGDSIDDQGLSQEEAKAKIDLDMKELWGEKDQGGSRNPEDIADYFSALPVSHRPLLAERLLNDIFRISRLKDAEIVAKGWKIALLQQSVSADVLRQSLEHRMPTLDDESIDFPSAYEAVALLVRNVSLSQEDINAMVGRIEVEGTPRITPPQKMEKALRKVDEAGSLA; from the exons ATGAGCCAAAACACAAGTTCTACGGTCAACAGTGACAACAAAACGAGCGCCTCTGGCTCCATTGCTTCTGTATGGGCGCGTGGTCCCCCTTCTGCTGTCTCATCGACTTCCGCTTCCAGGAACCAGTCCGGCGTTAATACCCCCTCTCAAGATGGATCGGGCCCCTCAAATATAACGGATGTATCGAACTCAGCTGCCATTTCAATAAGAAATGCCCATTCAAGACAGAATAGCTTACTAGTGGGGCCCGGCGGTGTTGACATCAAGAAGG GTAACATCGCCTTCGGGACAGTGGATTCACCCACTACCGCTCTATCTTCGTCGCCTGCTGCTCCCTCAACCACCGGCGGTCACCTTGCGGATGCAGTGAAATCATTTGGCTCGATCGATGCTGACGGAAACACTGATCCCGATGTGGTGAAGACTCGGAGAACCAGCGCCCTTAGCAACTCTATCGGTCCTGTGCCAGAGAAAAAGCTCAGTGTTCATTCACTCTTCACTAGTAAAGCCCCGGCGCAGGCCCCCTTGGGATCTTCTCCATCACGCCCGGCAATGTCTCCCCCACAACCGCAGCAGCAGCCTGTCCCTCATATACGTCGCCAGTCAATGGGGCAGGTAGGGCCTGGATTCCAGGGCCAGATGCCAATGGGCTCTCCAAATTTCACGAGCGGCCCACCCATGCGCCCTCCCATTGTAATGCCTAACCAACCACGCTCACCAGTGGCGAATCCGAACATCCCTCACGGGCAATACTCTTCCATGCCTCCCCTTCATGTGCAGCAGGGTTTCCGTCCCCCACAACAAGGTATGATGTCTCAGCAGCAACCAGTGAGACCTGGTGGTATGGGCACTCAGGGTGTAGCTCGTCCCATGATGGGCCCTGGCCAGTATGGTATGCATCCTGGACCCCAAGGGCCCCAGTATCCAGTGATAGGGTATCCTCCTCAAGGAGGTTTCTAT CCCGGTTATGGCCCGTATGACCAACAGCCACATTACGGTTCTCCGCAATGGGCCTCACAACAGCAAAACCAGTCGTTCAACGGTAATTTCGGCCCCGGCCCTATGTCACCTCGGAATGCCCCTAGTCAGATTTCTTCCGCCCCATCCCAATCCCCCTTACCGCCTCAGGGTGTCCCACTCGGCAGCAATGGGCCTAGTCCTATTCCCACTCCGCCCAATAGACCACCTAACTTGATGGCTGGTCACCAGCACTCGGCATCTATTCCTACTACTCCAGTTCCTTCTACACCATCTCGATCCATGCAAGCTAACGTAccttctcccttccttTCTGGAGCAGCTTCAGTGTTTACACCTAGAGGTGCTTCGAAGGCCGTTAAGATAGCGCGGGAAGATGGCACTGCTGTAAACATGAAGGAAGTTGCTGAAGCAGCGTCGAAAGCAGTCTCCAGTGGTGGTCACACACCTGAAACTGCGGCCCAACACACTAAAGATGAGGCACCTCGAAGAAAACCTGGTTTACCTGTCATTGTCAGGCTTGAGTCGGAGGAAcagaaaaagaaaagagtcgcagaggaagaaagagaggcTAAATTGAAGTCTgtggaagagaaagaagagcaggaaaggagggagcgcttggaaaaaaaggtcaaagaagatgaggagcGCCAGGCAAAAGAAGCCGCAGAAAAA GCTGAAGCAGAGAAGAGAGCtaaagaggaagaagagaagaaaaggctTGATGAAGCTTACGCCGCGGAAGCGCTGGCTGCGAAGAAGTTTGcagaggagaaagaagcCACTGCCAAGGCTGCCAAAGAACAAACTGAAGCGGCTGAACGAGAAAAGCTTGCGGCACATGCTGCAACGCAAGAAGCTCGAGACAAGGCTGATGAGCAACGTCGTGAGCTTTTGTCTACCCCGGTCACTCCCATTGCAGATTCACCCATGGGATCTCCTGCGCTTGGGGCAGGGCTTCCTGCCAAACCTGTAGCTGCCATCAGCAGTGCCAAGCGAACCCTTTCGACAGCTCCAGAACTGGCTTCAACATCGGTCGCGACTCCCAATGAAACCCCTTCAGCGTCCGCATCTGCTCTTAGTTCTGCCCGGCCTATTGATGATCTCAGTTCTATCACTTACCCCGCTACGTTGAAGAGCCCCGATCCTCGACTAAATGTCGACGCCGAACCCGGCAAATTCCGATATGACCGCGAATTCCTGATGCAATTCATGGCTGTGTGTCGCGAAAAGCCAGAcactcttcctcctttggAAGACATTGGCCTAGAAGTGGATGGTGGAAGCGGGTTTGGTGGGCGCAGCTCTCGTGGAGGAAATCGATCTTCAATGGGTCCCTCGAGTCGATCTGCTCCCGGCGGCGCTGGCTTGGGCATTAGTGGTTCCAATCGCTCCGCCTTCCCCGGTCAGGGCATGGGGCAGTTCGGCTCCATGGGCCAATTCGGTTCTGGAGCTGGATCCATCCGTAGCACAAGTGAGCAACGGTACCGTGCCAGCCTCAGTAACCGCACACCTAGCTCATTATCCGGCCTGCCGTCACTGGGGGTCTCAGGGTCACGAACTGGCACCAACAGAGGTAGTCAGCGTGGCACTAAACGTGCACCGCAATCGTCCCAAGCCCAAACATCCGCCGCTGCCCCTATTCCTATTTCCGAAAATGCTTGGACTCGTACACGATTAGGTGGAGATGCTCAAGGTACCCCTGCTTATATCGAACGAAAGGTAAAAGCGCTCCTCAACAAATTGACGGAGGAGAAGTTTGACCCTATTTCGGGTCAAATCCTTGAGTGGGCCAACAAGTCTGCCGACGAGACGGATGGCTTGACTTTGAAGCTGGTCATCAAACTCATCTTTGAGAAAGCTACGGACGAAGCACACTGGTCTGCCATGTACGCAAAGCTTTGTAAGCTCCTGCATGATGAAATCAACCCTGAAGTATCCGATACCATTGATGGCAAACCAGTTGCTGGACGTGCTCTCTTCCGTAGATATTTGCTCGGTCGTTGTCAGGTGGATTTCGAAGCTGGCTGGAAGGCTCGTGAGGACACAGCTGTGGCTGCTGCCGcgaagaaagaggaggacGGTGCCAAGCAGGAGGAAGCGAAGGATGACAAGGACAATGAAGCAGTTCTTATGAGCGATGAGTATTACGCTGCCCAGAAGGCGAAACGTCGTGGTCTGGGTCTTGTGCAGCTTATCGGAGAGCTCTTCAAAAGGGAAATGATTTCCAATAGAGTAATCAAAGAATGCTTGCTCAAATTACTCAGTAATACTACAGACCCTGACGAAGAAGACATCGAATCAGCCTGCAAGCTTCTTACTACGATTGGTGCGGCGTATGATCGAGTCGCGCCCGAAAATCTCAGCAAAGCATTCGATATGCTCAGTAAAATGATGCAAATGGAATCACTGTCTTCACGTATCAAATTCATGATAATG GATGTCTTCGATTTGCGCAAGAATGGATGGAGATCAAAAAAGAATCAGACGAGCGTTATGACAATTGCCCAAATTCACGAACAAAACGCAAAGGAAAAAAGCGCTGCTGCCACAGTCACCAAAGACTTCATTTCCCGTGGTGGTTCGCGCTCCGGTAGGGATAGGCATGAAGGATCCCAACCTGGAGAGTGGCAGTCTGTCTCCGCTGGCCCGCGTTCCCTCAACCGACCTACTGATTTCTCCAATATGGGTCGTAACATCAGTTCTGGGGGGACAGCACCTTCGTTTGGTCCAACCAGCATCTTCAACAGTCGAAAGGGTAAGGCAGGAACCCCCACTAATATCACTCCTCCTATGTCTCGCCAACCCTCTTCTGCAAACATGTTTAGCGCTCTTAATGACACCCAGGAGAACGATATCATTTCTGCCGAAAGACGGACCAGCACGGACAACGGTGAATCTGCTCCTCAGCGCAAGAGGCTCAATCTGGCCCCTCGCACTAAACCAATAGAAGGCGAAGGCGAGAGCAAGGACGAAGGGGCAGGTGAAGAAGTGCATGGAGATTCCATCGATGACCAAGGCCTATCTCAAGAAGAAGCTAAGGCCAAAATTGATTTAGATATGAAGGAGTTGTGGGGCGAAAAGGACCAAGGAGGGTCAAGGAATCCTGAAGACATCGCTGATTACTTTAGTGCTTTGCCCGTTTCACACCGTCCTCTACTCGCAGAGCGTCTTCTGAACGATATTTTCAGAATATCCAGGCTAAAGGATGCTGAAATAGTGGCGAAAGGGTGGAAGATCGCTTTGTTGCAGCAATCAGTTTCTGCAGACGTTCTCAGGCAAAG TCTGGAGCATCGCATGCCCACTTTAGATGATGAGTCCATTGACTTCCCTTCAGCTTATGAAGCTGTCGCCCTCCTGGTCCGAAATGTTTCATTATCCCAGGAAGACATCAATGCTATGGTCGGGAGGATTGAGGTAGAAGGAACACCTCGCATCACCCCCCCGCAGAAAATGGAAAAAGCCCTCAGAAAAGTCGATGAGGCGGGATCTCTAGCCTAG